The following are encoded in a window of Haliaeetus albicilla chromosome 1, bHalAlb1.1, whole genome shotgun sequence genomic DNA:
- the HGSNAT gene encoding heparan-alpha-glucosaminide N-acetyltransferase isoform X5, with amino-acid sequence MGILAILIVGRLFMKIDPVRNWVYKKLNPRETDHLINSELGSPNTTDSVSSDPTLRLRSTASLQRLRSLDTFRGLSLVIMVFVNYGGGKYWFFKHESWNGLTVADLVFPWFVFIMGTSISLSLSSMLRRGSSKQKLLGKILWRSFLLILLGIIVVNPNYCLGPLSWDNLRIPGVLQRLGFTYLVVAALELLFTRAGAESGTLEMPCPALQDILPYWPQWIFILMLEVIWLCLTFLLPVPGCPRGYLGPGGIGDFGNYPNCTGGAAGYIDRLLLGEKHIYQHPSSSVIYQTTMPYDPEGILGTINTILMAFLGLQAGKIILFYKDQHKQIMSRFVIWSIVMGIISAILTKCSKEEGFIPINKNLWSISYVTTMSCFAFILLLLIYYLVDVKRLWSGTPFFYPGMNSILVYIGHEVFENYFPFKWKMQDSQSHAEHLTQNLTATTLWVIISYLLYRRRIFWKI; translated from the exons ATGGGGATCCTTGCTATCCTGATTGTGGGGCGCCTTTTTATGAA aattGATCCAGTCAGAAACTGGGTTTACAAGAAACTGAACCCCAGAGAAACTGATCATCTGATTAATTCT GAGCTTGGGTCCCCGAACACAACAGACTCTGTTAGCAGTGATCCCACCCTGCGTTTGAGGAGCACAGCCTCTCTGCAGCGACTGCGTTCCCTGGACACATTCCGAGG GCTCTCTCTTGTAATTATGGTGTTTGTTAACTATGGAGGAGGAAAATACTGGTTCTTCAAACATGAGAGTTGGAATG GATTAACAGTGGCAGATCTGGTGTTTCCATG GTTTGTGTTCATCATGGGGACATCGATATCATTGTCACTGAGCTCCATGCTGAGGCGGGGAAGTTCCAAGCAGAAGTTGCTTGGGAAAATCCTCTGGAGGAGTTTTCTGCTAATCCTGCTGGGAATCATAGTTGTGAATCCCAATTACTGCCTTGGACCAT TGTCCTGGGATAATCTGCGTATTCCTGGTGTGCTCCAGAGGCTGGGATTCACATACCTGGTGGTTGCTGCTCTCGAACTCCTGTTTACAAGAGCTGGGGCTGAGAGTGGGACCTTG GAGATGCCATGTCCTGCTCTGCAGGATATTCTCCCCTACTGGCCACAGTGGATTTTCATTCTGATGTTAGAAGTGATTTGGCTCTGCCTGACCTTTTTGTTACCAGTGCCAGGTTGTCCCAG GGGCTATCTTGGTCCTGGGGGCATTGGAGACTTTGGAAACTATCCCAACTGCACTGGAGGAGCGGCTGGTTACATTGATCGTTTGCTTCTTGGAGAAAAGCATATATATCAGCATCCCTCTTCAAGT GTGATTTACCAAACAACAATGCCATATGATCCTGAAGGGATCCTGGGGACCATAAATACCATTCTTATGGCATTTCTGGGACTGCAG GCAGGAAAAATTATCTTGTTCTACAAAGACCAGCACAAACAAATTATGAGTCGGTTCGTCATATGGAGCATAGTAATG GGAATTATTTCTGCTATCTTGACAAAATGTTCTAAAGAAGAAGGGTTTATTCCCATAAACAAGAACTTATG GTCAATATCGTATGTGACAACCATGAGCTGCTTTGCCTTCATCCTCTTACTGCTGATATATTACCTTGTGGATGTCAAGAGACTATGGTCAGGTACTCCATTTTTCTACCCAG GAATGAACTCAATCCTGGTCTACATTGGACACGAAGTGTTTGAAAACTATTTCCCTTTTAAGTGGAAGATGCAAGACAGTCAATCCCACGCAGAGCATCTGACTCAAAACCTCACTGCAACAACTCTTTGGGTCATAATATCATATTTACTTTACAGGAGAAGGATATTCTGGAAAATCTGA
- the HGSNAT gene encoding heparan-alpha-glucosaminide N-acetyltransferase isoform X6, whose amino-acid sequence MAAAAAGLVAAAAALGALLMAPGLTQPHGEGPPEGSGAGPRGGAAAAERRPPGRMDQALLLVRNELPAQGLRLAALSGSCHQCLYQFLAFVPPSNGSLRKPGVAAVMVDTQHPLTLLLNGSVGDRELCKIQYHFGEFGNYSLVVKTLSASTKTVSCDLVINEGPINSYLPILFAFLVYMGILAILIVGRLFMKIDPVRNWVYKKLNPRETDHLINSVECGASANIIAIWWSHEGARSSKWGNKRKRKMGRTKTNTELGSPNTTDSVSSDPTLRLRSTASLQRLRSLDTFRGLSLVIMVFVNYGGGKYWFFKHESWNGLTVADLVFPWFVFIMGTSISLSLSSMLRRGSSKQKLLGKILWRSFLLILLGIIVVNPNYCLGPLSWDNLRIPGVLQRLGFTYLVVAALELLFTRAGAESGTLEMPCPALQDILPYWPQWIFILMLEVIWLCLTFLLPVPGCPRGYLGPGGIGDFGNYPNCTGGAAGYIDRLLLGEKHIYQHPSSSVIYQTTMPYDPEGILGTINTILMAFLGLQAGKIILFYKDQHKQIMSRFVIWSIVMGIISAILTKCSKEEGFIPINKNLWSISYVTTMSCFAFILLLLIYYLVDVKRLWSGTPFFYPGMNSILVYIGHEVFENYFPFKWKMQDSQSHAEHLTQNLTATTLWVIISYLLYRRRIFWKI is encoded by the exons atggcggccgcggcggcggggctggtggcggcggcggcggcgctgggcGCCCTGCTGATGGCGCCCGGCCTCACGCAGCCGCACGGGGAGGGCCCgccggaggggagcggggccgggccccgcggcggggcggcggcggcggagcggcggcccCCGGGGCGGATGGACCAGGCCCTGCTGCTCGTCCGTAACGAGCTGCCCGCGCAGGGCCTGCGCCTCGCCGCCCTCTCCGGCTCCTGCCACCAG TGCTTGTATCAGTTCCTGGCGTTTGTCCCACCAAGCAACGGGAGCCTGAGAAAACCTGGCGTGGCGGCGGTAATGGTCGATACCCAGCATCCACTCACGCTGCTGCTCAACGGCTCCGTGGGTGACAGAGAGCTCTGCAA GATTCAGTATCATTTTGGAGAGTTTGGCAATTATTCCCTTGTGGTAAAGACCCTAAGTGCAAGCACCAAAACTGTTTCTTGTGACCTAGTCATCAATGAAGGCCCTATCAACAGCTACCTCC CtattctctttgctttcctggTTTACATGGGGATCCTTGCTATCCTGATTGTGGGGCGCCTTTTTATGAA aattGATCCAGTCAGAAACTGGGTTTACAAGAAACTGAACCCCAGAGAAACTGATCATCTGATTAATTCT GTGGAGTGTGGAGCATCTGCAAATATTATTGCAATATGGTGGAGCCATGAAGGGGCTAGAAGTAGCAAGTggggaaacaaaaggaaaaggaagatggGGAGAACAAAGACAAACACA GAGCTTGGGTCCCCGAACACAACAGACTCTGTTAGCAGTGATCCCACCCTGCGTTTGAGGAGCACAGCCTCTCTGCAGCGACTGCGTTCCCTGGACACATTCCGAGG GCTCTCTCTTGTAATTATGGTGTTTGTTAACTATGGAGGAGGAAAATACTGGTTCTTCAAACATGAGAGTTGGAATG GATTAACAGTGGCAGATCTGGTGTTTCCATG GTTTGTGTTCATCATGGGGACATCGATATCATTGTCACTGAGCTCCATGCTGAGGCGGGGAAGTTCCAAGCAGAAGTTGCTTGGGAAAATCCTCTGGAGGAGTTTTCTGCTAATCCTGCTGGGAATCATAGTTGTGAATCCCAATTACTGCCTTGGACCAT TGTCCTGGGATAATCTGCGTATTCCTGGTGTGCTCCAGAGGCTGGGATTCACATACCTGGTGGTTGCTGCTCTCGAACTCCTGTTTACAAGAGCTGGGGCTGAGAGTGGGACCTTG GAGATGCCATGTCCTGCTCTGCAGGATATTCTCCCCTACTGGCCACAGTGGATTTTCATTCTGATGTTAGAAGTGATTTGGCTCTGCCTGACCTTTTTGTTACCAGTGCCAGGTTGTCCCAG GGGCTATCTTGGTCCTGGGGGCATTGGAGACTTTGGAAACTATCCCAACTGCACTGGAGGAGCGGCTGGTTACATTGATCGTTTGCTTCTTGGAGAAAAGCATATATATCAGCATCCCTCTTCAAGT GTGATTTACCAAACAACAATGCCATATGATCCTGAAGGGATCCTGGGGACCATAAATACCATTCTTATGGCATTTCTGGGACTGCAG GCAGGAAAAATTATCTTGTTCTACAAAGACCAGCACAAACAAATTATGAGTCGGTTCGTCATATGGAGCATAGTAATG GGAATTATTTCTGCTATCTTGACAAAATGTTCTAAAGAAGAAGGGTTTATTCCCATAAACAAGAACTTATG GTCAATATCGTATGTGACAACCATGAGCTGCTTTGCCTTCATCCTCTTACTGCTGATATATTACCTTGTGGATGTCAAGAGACTATGGTCAGGTACTCCATTTTTCTACCCAG GAATGAACTCAATCCTGGTCTACATTGGACACGAAGTGTTTGAAAACTATTTCCCTTTTAAGTGGAAGATGCAAGACAGTCAATCCCACGCAGAGCATCTGACTCAAAACCTCACTGCAACAACTCTTTGGGTCATAATATCATATTTACTTTACAGGAGAAGGATATTCTGGAAAATCTGA
- the HGSNAT gene encoding heparan-alpha-glucosaminide N-acetyltransferase isoform X4, with the protein MVDTQHPLTLLLNGSVGDRELCKIQYHFGEFGNYSLVVKTLSASTKTVSCDLVINEGPINSYLPILFAFLVYMGILAILIVGRLFMKIDPVRNWVYKKLNPRETDHLINSELGSPNTTDSVSSDPTLRLRSTASLQRLRSLDTFRGLSLVIMVFVNYGGGKYWFFKHESWNGLTVADLVFPWFVFIMGTSISLSLSSMLRRGSSKQKLLGKILWRSFLLILLGIIVVNPNYCLGPLSWDNLRIPGVLQRLGFTYLVVAALELLFTRAGAESGTLEMPCPALQDILPYWPQWIFILMLEVIWLCLTFLLPVPGCPRGYLGPGGIGDFGNYPNCTGGAAGYIDRLLLGEKHIYQHPSSSVIYQTTMPYDPEGILGTINTILMAFLGLQAGKIILFYKDQHKQIMSRFVIWSIVMGIISAILTKCSKEEGFIPINKNLWSISYVTTMSCFAFILLLLIYYLVDVKRLWSGTPFFYPGMNSILVYIGHEVFENYFPFKWKMQDSQSHAEHLTQNLTATTLWVIISYLLYRRRIFWKI; encoded by the exons ATGGTCGATACCCAGCATCCACTCACGCTGCTGCTCAACGGCTCCGTGGGTGACAGAGAGCTCTGCAA GATTCAGTATCATTTTGGAGAGTTTGGCAATTATTCCCTTGTGGTAAAGACCCTAAGTGCAAGCACCAAAACTGTTTCTTGTGACCTAGTCATCAATGAAGGCCCTATCAACAGCTACCTCC CtattctctttgctttcctggTTTACATGGGGATCCTTGCTATCCTGATTGTGGGGCGCCTTTTTATGAA aattGATCCAGTCAGAAACTGGGTTTACAAGAAACTGAACCCCAGAGAAACTGATCATCTGATTAATTCT GAGCTTGGGTCCCCGAACACAACAGACTCTGTTAGCAGTGATCCCACCCTGCGTTTGAGGAGCACAGCCTCTCTGCAGCGACTGCGTTCCCTGGACACATTCCGAGG GCTCTCTCTTGTAATTATGGTGTTTGTTAACTATGGAGGAGGAAAATACTGGTTCTTCAAACATGAGAGTTGGAATG GATTAACAGTGGCAGATCTGGTGTTTCCATG GTTTGTGTTCATCATGGGGACATCGATATCATTGTCACTGAGCTCCATGCTGAGGCGGGGAAGTTCCAAGCAGAAGTTGCTTGGGAAAATCCTCTGGAGGAGTTTTCTGCTAATCCTGCTGGGAATCATAGTTGTGAATCCCAATTACTGCCTTGGACCAT TGTCCTGGGATAATCTGCGTATTCCTGGTGTGCTCCAGAGGCTGGGATTCACATACCTGGTGGTTGCTGCTCTCGAACTCCTGTTTACAAGAGCTGGGGCTGAGAGTGGGACCTTG GAGATGCCATGTCCTGCTCTGCAGGATATTCTCCCCTACTGGCCACAGTGGATTTTCATTCTGATGTTAGAAGTGATTTGGCTCTGCCTGACCTTTTTGTTACCAGTGCCAGGTTGTCCCAG GGGCTATCTTGGTCCTGGGGGCATTGGAGACTTTGGAAACTATCCCAACTGCACTGGAGGAGCGGCTGGTTACATTGATCGTTTGCTTCTTGGAGAAAAGCATATATATCAGCATCCCTCTTCAAGT GTGATTTACCAAACAACAATGCCATATGATCCTGAAGGGATCCTGGGGACCATAAATACCATTCTTATGGCATTTCTGGGACTGCAG GCAGGAAAAATTATCTTGTTCTACAAAGACCAGCACAAACAAATTATGAGTCGGTTCGTCATATGGAGCATAGTAATG GGAATTATTTCTGCTATCTTGACAAAATGTTCTAAAGAAGAAGGGTTTATTCCCATAAACAAGAACTTATG GTCAATATCGTATGTGACAACCATGAGCTGCTTTGCCTTCATCCTCTTACTGCTGATATATTACCTTGTGGATGTCAAGAGACTATGGTCAGGTACTCCATTTTTCTACCCAG GAATGAACTCAATCCTGGTCTACATTGGACACGAAGTGTTTGAAAACTATTTCCCTTTTAAGTGGAAGATGCAAGACAGTCAATCCCACGCAGAGCATCTGACTCAAAACCTCACTGCAACAACTCTTTGGGTCATAATATCATATTTACTTTACAGGAGAAGGATATTCTGGAAAATCTGA
- the HGSNAT gene encoding heparan-alpha-glucosaminide N-acetyltransferase isoform X2 produces the protein MVSNIQCLYQFLAFVPPSNGSLRKPGVAAVMVDTQHPLTLLLNGSVGDRELCKIQYHFGEFGNYSLVVKTLSASTKTVSCDLVINEGPINSYLPILFAFLVYMGILAILIVGRLFMKIDPVRNWVYKKLNPRETDHLINSELGSPNTTDSVSSDPTLRLRSTASLQRLRSLDTFRGLSLVIMVFVNYGGGKYWFFKHESWNGLTVADLVFPWFVFIMGTSISLSLSSMLRRGSSKQKLLGKILWRSFLLILLGIIVVNPNYCLGPLSWDNLRIPGVLQRLGFTYLVVAALELLFTRAGAESGTLEMPCPALQDILPYWPQWIFILMLEVIWLCLTFLLPVPGCPRGYLGPGGIGDFGNYPNCTGGAAGYIDRLLLGEKHIYQHPSSSVIYQTTMPYDPEGILGTINTILMAFLGLQAGKIILFYKDQHKQIMSRFVIWSIVMGIISAILTKCSKEEGFIPINKNLWSISYVTTMSCFAFILLLLIYYLVDVKRLWSGTPFFYPGMNSILVYIGHEVFENYFPFKWKMQDSQSHAEHLTQNLTATTLWVIISYLLYRRRIFWKI, from the exons ATGGTGTCGAACATACAG TGCTTGTATCAGTTCCTGGCGTTTGTCCCACCAAGCAACGGGAGCCTGAGAAAACCTGGCGTGGCGGCGGTAATGGTCGATACCCAGCATCCACTCACGCTGCTGCTCAACGGCTCCGTGGGTGACAGAGAGCTCTGCAA GATTCAGTATCATTTTGGAGAGTTTGGCAATTATTCCCTTGTGGTAAAGACCCTAAGTGCAAGCACCAAAACTGTTTCTTGTGACCTAGTCATCAATGAAGGCCCTATCAACAGCTACCTCC CtattctctttgctttcctggTTTACATGGGGATCCTTGCTATCCTGATTGTGGGGCGCCTTTTTATGAA aattGATCCAGTCAGAAACTGGGTTTACAAGAAACTGAACCCCAGAGAAACTGATCATCTGATTAATTCT GAGCTTGGGTCCCCGAACACAACAGACTCTGTTAGCAGTGATCCCACCCTGCGTTTGAGGAGCACAGCCTCTCTGCAGCGACTGCGTTCCCTGGACACATTCCGAGG GCTCTCTCTTGTAATTATGGTGTTTGTTAACTATGGAGGAGGAAAATACTGGTTCTTCAAACATGAGAGTTGGAATG GATTAACAGTGGCAGATCTGGTGTTTCCATG GTTTGTGTTCATCATGGGGACATCGATATCATTGTCACTGAGCTCCATGCTGAGGCGGGGAAGTTCCAAGCAGAAGTTGCTTGGGAAAATCCTCTGGAGGAGTTTTCTGCTAATCCTGCTGGGAATCATAGTTGTGAATCCCAATTACTGCCTTGGACCAT TGTCCTGGGATAATCTGCGTATTCCTGGTGTGCTCCAGAGGCTGGGATTCACATACCTGGTGGTTGCTGCTCTCGAACTCCTGTTTACAAGAGCTGGGGCTGAGAGTGGGACCTTG GAGATGCCATGTCCTGCTCTGCAGGATATTCTCCCCTACTGGCCACAGTGGATTTTCATTCTGATGTTAGAAGTGATTTGGCTCTGCCTGACCTTTTTGTTACCAGTGCCAGGTTGTCCCAG GGGCTATCTTGGTCCTGGGGGCATTGGAGACTTTGGAAACTATCCCAACTGCACTGGAGGAGCGGCTGGTTACATTGATCGTTTGCTTCTTGGAGAAAAGCATATATATCAGCATCCCTCTTCAAGT GTGATTTACCAAACAACAATGCCATATGATCCTGAAGGGATCCTGGGGACCATAAATACCATTCTTATGGCATTTCTGGGACTGCAG GCAGGAAAAATTATCTTGTTCTACAAAGACCAGCACAAACAAATTATGAGTCGGTTCGTCATATGGAGCATAGTAATG GGAATTATTTCTGCTATCTTGACAAAATGTTCTAAAGAAGAAGGGTTTATTCCCATAAACAAGAACTTATG GTCAATATCGTATGTGACAACCATGAGCTGCTTTGCCTTCATCCTCTTACTGCTGATATATTACCTTGTGGATGTCAAGAGACTATGGTCAGGTACTCCATTTTTCTACCCAG GAATGAACTCAATCCTGGTCTACATTGGACACGAAGTGTTTGAAAACTATTTCCCTTTTAAGTGGAAGATGCAAGACAGTCAATCCCACGCAGAGCATCTGACTCAAAACCTCACTGCAACAACTCTTTGGGTCATAATATCATATTTACTTTACAGGAGAAGGATATTCTGGAAAATCTGA
- the HGSNAT gene encoding heparan-alpha-glucosaminide N-acetyltransferase isoform X1, protein MAAAAAGLVAAAAALGALLMAPGLTQPHGEGPPEGSGAGPRGGAAAAERRPPGRMDQALLLVRNELPAQGLRLAALSGSCHQCLYQFLAFVPPSNGSLRKPGVAAVMVDTQHPLTLLLNGSVGDRELCKIQYHFGEFGNYSLVVKTLSASTKTVSCDLVINEGPINSYLPILFAFLVYMGILAILIVGRLFMKIDPVRNWVYKKLNPRETDHLINSELGSPNTTDSVSSDPTLRLRSTASLQRLRSLDTFRGLSLVIMVFVNYGGGKYWFFKHESWNGLTVADLVFPWFVFIMGTSISLSLSSMLRRGSSKQKLLGKILWRSFLLILLGIIVVNPNYCLGPLSWDNLRIPGVLQRLGFTYLVVAALELLFTRAGAESGTLEMPCPALQDILPYWPQWIFILMLEVIWLCLTFLLPVPGCPRGYLGPGGIGDFGNYPNCTGGAAGYIDRLLLGEKHIYQHPSSSVIYQTTMPYDPEGILGTINTILMAFLGLQAGKIILFYKDQHKQIMSRFVIWSIVMGIISAILTKCSKEEGFIPINKNLWSISYVTTMSCFAFILLLLIYYLVDVKRLWSGTPFFYPGMNSILVYIGHEVFENYFPFKWKMQDSQSHAEHLTQNLTATTLWVIISYLLYRRRIFWKI, encoded by the exons atggcggccgcggcggcggggctggtggcggcggcggcggcgctgggcGCCCTGCTGATGGCGCCCGGCCTCACGCAGCCGCACGGGGAGGGCCCgccggaggggagcggggccgggccccgcggcggggcggcggcggcggagcggcggcccCCGGGGCGGATGGACCAGGCCCTGCTGCTCGTCCGTAACGAGCTGCCCGCGCAGGGCCTGCGCCTCGCCGCCCTCTCCGGCTCCTGCCACCAG TGCTTGTATCAGTTCCTGGCGTTTGTCCCACCAAGCAACGGGAGCCTGAGAAAACCTGGCGTGGCGGCGGTAATGGTCGATACCCAGCATCCACTCACGCTGCTGCTCAACGGCTCCGTGGGTGACAGAGAGCTCTGCAA GATTCAGTATCATTTTGGAGAGTTTGGCAATTATTCCCTTGTGGTAAAGACCCTAAGTGCAAGCACCAAAACTGTTTCTTGTGACCTAGTCATCAATGAAGGCCCTATCAACAGCTACCTCC CtattctctttgctttcctggTTTACATGGGGATCCTTGCTATCCTGATTGTGGGGCGCCTTTTTATGAA aattGATCCAGTCAGAAACTGGGTTTACAAGAAACTGAACCCCAGAGAAACTGATCATCTGATTAATTCT GAGCTTGGGTCCCCGAACACAACAGACTCTGTTAGCAGTGATCCCACCCTGCGTTTGAGGAGCACAGCCTCTCTGCAGCGACTGCGTTCCCTGGACACATTCCGAGG GCTCTCTCTTGTAATTATGGTGTTTGTTAACTATGGAGGAGGAAAATACTGGTTCTTCAAACATGAGAGTTGGAATG GATTAACAGTGGCAGATCTGGTGTTTCCATG GTTTGTGTTCATCATGGGGACATCGATATCATTGTCACTGAGCTCCATGCTGAGGCGGGGAAGTTCCAAGCAGAAGTTGCTTGGGAAAATCCTCTGGAGGAGTTTTCTGCTAATCCTGCTGGGAATCATAGTTGTGAATCCCAATTACTGCCTTGGACCAT TGTCCTGGGATAATCTGCGTATTCCTGGTGTGCTCCAGAGGCTGGGATTCACATACCTGGTGGTTGCTGCTCTCGAACTCCTGTTTACAAGAGCTGGGGCTGAGAGTGGGACCTTG GAGATGCCATGTCCTGCTCTGCAGGATATTCTCCCCTACTGGCCACAGTGGATTTTCATTCTGATGTTAGAAGTGATTTGGCTCTGCCTGACCTTTTTGTTACCAGTGCCAGGTTGTCCCAG GGGCTATCTTGGTCCTGGGGGCATTGGAGACTTTGGAAACTATCCCAACTGCACTGGAGGAGCGGCTGGTTACATTGATCGTTTGCTTCTTGGAGAAAAGCATATATATCAGCATCCCTCTTCAAGT GTGATTTACCAAACAACAATGCCATATGATCCTGAAGGGATCCTGGGGACCATAAATACCATTCTTATGGCATTTCTGGGACTGCAG GCAGGAAAAATTATCTTGTTCTACAAAGACCAGCACAAACAAATTATGAGTCGGTTCGTCATATGGAGCATAGTAATG GGAATTATTTCTGCTATCTTGACAAAATGTTCTAAAGAAGAAGGGTTTATTCCCATAAACAAGAACTTATG GTCAATATCGTATGTGACAACCATGAGCTGCTTTGCCTTCATCCTCTTACTGCTGATATATTACCTTGTGGATGTCAAGAGACTATGGTCAGGTACTCCATTTTTCTACCCAG GAATGAACTCAATCCTGGTCTACATTGGACACGAAGTGTTTGAAAACTATTTCCCTTTTAAGTGGAAGATGCAAGACAGTCAATCCCACGCAGAGCATCTGACTCAAAACCTCACTGCAACAACTCTTTGGGTCATAATATCATATTTACTTTACAGGAGAAGGATATTCTGGAAAATCTGA
- the HGSNAT gene encoding heparan-alpha-glucosaminide N-acetyltransferase isoform X3, with amino-acid sequence MAAAAAGLVAAAAALGALLMAPGLTQPHGEGPPEGSGAGPRGGAAAAERRPPGRMDQALLLVRNELPAQGLRLAALSGSCHQCLYQFLAFVPPSNGSLRKPGVAAVMVDTQHPLTLLLNGSVGDRELCKIQYHFGEFGNYSLVVKTLSASTKTVSCDLVINEGPINSYLPILFAFLVYMGILAILIVGRLFMKIDPVRNWVYKKLNPRETDHLINSELGSPNTTDSVSSDPTLRLRSTASLQRLRSLDTFRGLSLVIMVFVNYGGGKYWFFKHESWNGLTVADLVFPWFVFIMGTSISLSLSSMLRRGSSKQKLLGKILWRSFLLILLGIIVVNPNYCLGPLSWDNLRIPGVLQRLGFTYLVVAALELLFTRAGAESGTLEMPCPALQDILPYWPQWIFILMLEVIWLCLTFLLPVPGCPRGYLGPGGIGDFGNYPNCTGGAAGYIDRLLLGEKHIYQHPSSSVIYQTTMPYDPEGILGTINTILMAFLGLQAGKIILFYKDQHKQIMSRFVIWSIVMGIISAILTKCSKEEGFIPINKNLWNELNPGLHWTRSV; translated from the exons atggcggccgcggcggcggggctggtggcggcggcggcggcgctgggcGCCCTGCTGATGGCGCCCGGCCTCACGCAGCCGCACGGGGAGGGCCCgccggaggggagcggggccgggccccgcggcggggcggcggcggcggagcggcggcccCCGGGGCGGATGGACCAGGCCCTGCTGCTCGTCCGTAACGAGCTGCCCGCGCAGGGCCTGCGCCTCGCCGCCCTCTCCGGCTCCTGCCACCAG TGCTTGTATCAGTTCCTGGCGTTTGTCCCACCAAGCAACGGGAGCCTGAGAAAACCTGGCGTGGCGGCGGTAATGGTCGATACCCAGCATCCACTCACGCTGCTGCTCAACGGCTCCGTGGGTGACAGAGAGCTCTGCAA GATTCAGTATCATTTTGGAGAGTTTGGCAATTATTCCCTTGTGGTAAAGACCCTAAGTGCAAGCACCAAAACTGTTTCTTGTGACCTAGTCATCAATGAAGGCCCTATCAACAGCTACCTCC CtattctctttgctttcctggTTTACATGGGGATCCTTGCTATCCTGATTGTGGGGCGCCTTTTTATGAA aattGATCCAGTCAGAAACTGGGTTTACAAGAAACTGAACCCCAGAGAAACTGATCATCTGATTAATTCT GAGCTTGGGTCCCCGAACACAACAGACTCTGTTAGCAGTGATCCCACCCTGCGTTTGAGGAGCACAGCCTCTCTGCAGCGACTGCGTTCCCTGGACACATTCCGAGG GCTCTCTCTTGTAATTATGGTGTTTGTTAACTATGGAGGAGGAAAATACTGGTTCTTCAAACATGAGAGTTGGAATG GATTAACAGTGGCAGATCTGGTGTTTCCATG GTTTGTGTTCATCATGGGGACATCGATATCATTGTCACTGAGCTCCATGCTGAGGCGGGGAAGTTCCAAGCAGAAGTTGCTTGGGAAAATCCTCTGGAGGAGTTTTCTGCTAATCCTGCTGGGAATCATAGTTGTGAATCCCAATTACTGCCTTGGACCAT TGTCCTGGGATAATCTGCGTATTCCTGGTGTGCTCCAGAGGCTGGGATTCACATACCTGGTGGTTGCTGCTCTCGAACTCCTGTTTACAAGAGCTGGGGCTGAGAGTGGGACCTTG GAGATGCCATGTCCTGCTCTGCAGGATATTCTCCCCTACTGGCCACAGTGGATTTTCATTCTGATGTTAGAAGTGATTTGGCTCTGCCTGACCTTTTTGTTACCAGTGCCAGGTTGTCCCAG GGGCTATCTTGGTCCTGGGGGCATTGGAGACTTTGGAAACTATCCCAACTGCACTGGAGGAGCGGCTGGTTACATTGATCGTTTGCTTCTTGGAGAAAAGCATATATATCAGCATCCCTCTTCAAGT GTGATTTACCAAACAACAATGCCATATGATCCTGAAGGGATCCTGGGGACCATAAATACCATTCTTATGGCATTTCTGGGACTGCAG GCAGGAAAAATTATCTTGTTCTACAAAGACCAGCACAAACAAATTATGAGTCGGTTCGTCATATGGAGCATAGTAATG GGAATTATTTCTGCTATCTTGACAAAATGTTCTAAAGAAGAAGGGTTTATTCCCATAAACAAGAACTTATG GAATGAACTCAATCCTGGTCTACATTGGACACGAAGTGTTTGA